The Deltaproteobacteria bacterium genome includes a region encoding these proteins:
- a CDS encoding ATP-binding protein: MQREAELRDRARRLGLWGLLANWESLSKQDWVREYLGVEEDERDRRSLERRIRGARLGAFKSMADFDWEWPDTIDRDQVEDLLQLSFLDEATNVVLLGPCGLGKTMIAQNLGYQALQHGHSVRRVTASEMLNDLAAQDSSAALTRRLRRYCGPRLLILDEVGYLSYDGRYGDLLFEVVSRRHLQRST; encoded by the coding sequence ATGCAACGTGAGGCCGAGTTGAGAGACCGCGCTCGCCGGCTCGGGCTCTGGGGTCTGCTGGCGAACTGGGAGTCGTTGAGCAAGCAGGACTGGGTGCGCGAGTACCTCGGCGTCGAGGAGGATGAGCGTGATCGCCGCAGCTTGGAGCGGCGCATCCGCGGCGCGCGGCTCGGCGCCTTCAAGTCGATGGCCGACTTCGACTGGGAGTGGCCGGACACGATCGACCGCGACCAGGTCGAGGATCTGCTGCAGCTCTCATTCCTCGACGAGGCGACCAACGTCGTGCTGCTCGGCCCGTGCGGCCTCGGCAAGACGATGATCGCCCAGAACCTCGGCTATCAGGCACTGCAGCATGGGCACTCCGTGCGGCGGGTAACGGCCAGCGAGATGCTGAACGACCTTGCGGCCCAGGATTCGTCTGCGGCGTTGACGCGGCGGCTGCGCCGCTACTGCGGGCCGAGGCTATTGATCCTCGACGAGGTCGGCTACCTGTCCTACGACGGCCGCTACGGCGACCTGCTCTTCGAAGTCGTCAGCCGGCGGCATCTGCAGCGATCGACGTAA